The following proteins are encoded in a genomic region of Glycine soja cultivar W05 chromosome 17, ASM419377v2, whole genome shotgun sequence:
- the LOC114392530 gene encoding 60S ribosomal protein L37a, translating into MTKRTKKAGIVGKYGTRYGASLRKQIKKMEVSQHSKFFCEFCGKYAVKRKAVGIWGCKDCGKVKAGGAYTLNTASAVTVRSTIRRLREQTES; encoded by the exons ATG ACTAAGAGAACAAAGAAGGCTGGCATTGTTGGAAAATACG GTACCCGTTATGGCGCCAGTCTGCGTAAGCAGATTAAGAAGATGGAAGTTAGTCAACACAGCAAGTTTTTCTGTGAATTTTGTGGAAAG TATGCTGTGAAGAGGAAAGCTGTGGGAATATGGGGATGCAAGGACTGTGGTAAAGTGAAAGCTGGCGGTGCTTACACTTTGAA TACCGCAAGTGCCGTGACTGTACGGAGCACCATCAGGAGGTTGAGGGAGCAAACTGAGAGTTAA
- the LOC114394031 gene encoding MORN repeat-containing protein 1-like, translated as MLMHHHHKPELHIGKENPHLSSDDAATSTPQTHFSIQVSPSSPHPPPPNSPNTPFHHERFSNKRIIPIMTFPLFQTPFGAKFPTSKLLPRFRFLLFLPLPSLYLLFSNPSPLDFFSVIAFSAALFVSLNLALSFFTRLFPTKFSSSSSSSSPQPVVWSIGSNPKQVKNTNWGCWVQVYSNGDVYEGEFQKGKCWGSGVYHYHMHGRYEGGWVDGKYDGYGVETWARGSRYRGQYREGLRHGMGIYKFYCGDVYGGEWSNGQCHGFGVHTCIDGSRYVGEFKWGVKHGLGQYHFRNGDIYAGEYFADKMHGFGVYQFQNGHRYEGAWHEGRRQGLGMYTFRNGETQCGHWQNGILDDPKRHNSPTGSPCAVDHAKVFNAVQDAHSAAEKAYNMAKVDDGVNKVVAAANKAANTARDAAVKAVQNRMHHNNSNNK; from the exons ATGTTAATGCATCACCACCACAAGCCAGAGCTTCACATCGGAAAAGAGAACCCCCACCTCTCTTCCGATGACGCCGCCACTTCAACTCCACAAACCCATTTCTCAATTCAGGTTTCACCTTCCTCGCCCCATCCACCTCCACCAAACTCACCAAACACGCCGTTCCACCATGAACGCTTCTCCAACAAGAGAATAATACCCATCATGACTTTCCCTCTGTTCCAAACACCCTTTGGCGCAAAGTTTCCAACTTCCAAGCTTCTCCCGCGTTTCCgcttcctcctcttcctcccCCTTCCTTCCCTCTACCTCCTCTTCTCAAACCCTAGCCCCTTAGATTTCTTCTCAGTTATCGCTTTCTCAGCAGCACTCTTCGTTTCCCTCAATTTGGCACTGTCTTTCTTCACTCGATTGTTCCCCACCAAattctcatcatcatcatcatcctctTCTCCTCAGCCTGTTGTATGGTCTATTGGGTCGAACCCTAAGCAAGTAAAGAACACAAATTGGGGGTGTTGGGTCCAAGTTTACAGCAATGGGGATGTTTATGAGGGTGAATTTCAAAAAGGGAAGTGTTGGGGGAGTGGGGTTTATCACTATCACATGCATGGGAGGTATGAGGGAGGATGGGTTGATGGAAAGTATGATGGGTATGGTGTTGAGACATGGGCTAGAGGGAGCAGGTATAGAGGGCAATATAGAGAAGGTTTGAGGCATGGAATGGGGATATATAAGTTTTACTGTGGGGATGTGTATGGTGGTGAGTGGTCTAATGGACAGTGTCATGGGTTTGGAGTCCACACTTGCATTGATGGCAGCCGCTATGTTGGGGAGTTCAAATGGGGAGTCAAACATGGACTTGGACAGTACCATTTcag AAATGGGGACATATATGCTGGTGAATATTTTGCAGACAAGATGCATGGTTTTGGAGTGTATCAATTTCAGAATGGTCATCGGTATGAGGGGGCATGGCATGAAGGAAGAAGACAAGGACTGGGAATGTACACTTTCAGAAACGGGGAAACACAATGTGGTCATTGGCAGAATGGGATTCTTGATGATCCTAAAAGACATAATAGTCCTACTGGGTCTCCATGTGCTGTGGACCATGCCAAGGTTTTCAATGCAGTACAG GACGCACATTCTGCTGCTGAGAAAGCTTACAATATGGCAAAGGTGGATGACGGGGTGAATAAAGTAGTGGCTGCAGCTAATAAAGCAGCAAACACAGCCAGAGATGCAGCTGTAAAGGCTGTGCAAAATAGGATGCAccataataatagtaataataaatga
- the LOC114394032 gene encoding putative casein kinase II subunit beta-4: MYKERERGGVSVSASKSEDRKRINDVLDKHLERSSPSTSRPINTASKNSNLQVEESETESEESDVSGSDGDDTSWISWFCNLRGNEFFCEVDDDYIQDDFNLCGLSSQVPYFDYALDLILDVESSHGDMFTEEQNELIESAAEMLYGMIHARYVLTSKGMAAMLDKYKSYDFGRCPRVYCSGQPCLPVGQSDIPRSSTVKIYCPRCEDLYYPRSKYQGNIDGAYFGTTFPHLFLMTYGQLKPQKPAQGYVPRVFGFKVHKP; this comes from the exons ATGTACAAAGAACGAGAGCGAGGTGGTGTTTCCGTTTCCGCCTCTAAATCCGAGGATCGGAAGCGAATCAACGACGTTCTCGATAAGCACTTGGAACGATCCTCTCCTTCCACTTCCCGCCCCATCAACACCGCTTCCAAGAATTCCAACCTCCAAg TGGAGGAATCTGAGACGGAGAGTGAAGAGTCTGATGTTAGTGGCTCTGATGGGGATGACACCTCTTGGATCTCGTGGTTCTGTAATCTAAGAGGGAATGAGTTCTTTTGTGAGGTGGATGATGATTACATACAGGATGACTTTAACCTCTGTGGATTGAGCAGTCAAGTGCCCTACTTTGATTATGCCCTTGATTTGATTCTCGACGTTGAGTCATCCCATG GTGACATGTTCACGGAGGAACAGAATGAGTTGATTGAATCGGCGGCGGAAATGCTTTATGGTATGATTCATGCTCGATATGTGTTGACCAGCAAAGGAATGGCTGCCATG CTTGACAAATACAAGAGCTATGATTTTGGTAGATGCCCAAGAGTTTACTGCTCTGGACAGCCCTGCCTTCCAGTTGGTCAATCGGACATTCCTAGGTCAAGTACTGTGAAAATATACTGCCCTAGGTGTGAAGATCTTTACTATCCGCGTTCCAAGTATCAAGGCA ACATTGATGGAGCTTACTTTGGAACAACATTTCCACACCTCTTCTTGATGACTTATGGACAACTGAAGCCACAGAAACCAGCACAAGGCTATGTTCCGAGAGTTTTTGGGTTCAAAGTTCACAAGCCATAA